The Nostoc sp. 'Lobaria pulmonaria (5183) cyanobiont' DNA segment GAACCTAACTCAATAAATAGGTCATAGCCCTGCTCAAAAATAGTTTGCATTCCCTTTTCAAATTGCACCGGCTCTCGAACATGACGACGCCAGTAAGTTGCATCAGGTATTTCTCCTGGTTGGAGAATTTGCCCCGTCAAGTTGGAAATTAGGGGAATACAAGGAGCTTGAAACTGTACTGATAGTAACGACTGTTCAAAACTATCAAGCATTGGTTCCATCAATGATGAGTGGAAAGCATGAGGAATACTCAAATACTGGAAGCCAATATTTTCTGATTTTAACTTTTGCAGTACGGACTGTACAGCCTCTTTTTCCCCTGCGATCGTGATATTTTTCGGAGCATTTAAAGTAGCAATTGCAACACGATCTTTGAAAGGAGCGATCGCATCTGCTACCTGCACTTCATCGGCGAATACCATCGCCATAATTCCATTTTGAGGCAAAGCTTGCATCAGGCATCCCCGCTCGACTAACAGCTTAAGTCCATCTTCTAAACTGAAGACACCTGCAACACAAGCAGCTGCATATTCACCCAGACTATAGCCCATGACTAAATCAGGTACAATCCCCCAAGAGCGCCATAATTCGGCTAATGCATATTGCAAAGCAAATAATGCAGGTTGAGTGTATGCAGCTTCATCTAAAAGATTTGGGGCATCGGATACTGGATAAAGTACAGACAAAAGTGGCTGCGGTAAATAAGAGCGCAACAGTTCATCACACTGATCTAATATTTGACGGAATTTGGGCTGAGTATTATAGAGATGGCGTCCCATATTCACGTAATGAGAGCCTTGACCTGTGAAGAGAAAGACTATCCTCGAATGCTTACTTGTGTTGGCTTTTCCACTCACTAGTCTAGAAGTCTCTTTGCCGGTTGCAAAAGCGCCTAGTTGTTCAGCTAACTGTATGGCAGATTCCGCAACAACTGCAAGGCGGTGGGTAAAATGAGAGCGCCCTGTATTGGCCGTAAAACAAACATCGGCTAGTGAAACCGAACGATCGGATGTTAAATAAGTTTCATAACTTTGCGCCAGTGCCTGTAAAGCCGTTTCGCTTTTTGCTGATAGGGTAAGTAAGTGCTGGGAGCGTTCAAATTCATGGCTTCTGAGTGGTTGTACTGCTATTTCTTCCAGAACCAGATGAACATTAGTACCGCCAAAGCCAAAGGAACTTACTCCAGCGAGCGCTGCACCCGCAACCTCAGACCATGTACCCAGAGTTTGCTGAACTTTTAAAGGGATCTCGTCAAAAGGAATGTAAGGATTTGGTTCCTGAAAATGCAGACTTGGGGGAATTTGCAGATGTTTGAGTGACAATGCAACTTTTATCAGACTAGCAATACCTGCTGCTGCCTCTAAATGTCCAATATTTGTCTTGAGTGAACCAACAGCACAGTAATTCCCAGGGGTACGTTCAGTTGCCAGAACTGATCCTAGAGCTTTCATCTCAATTGGATCGCCTAACAAAGTACCTGTACCATGAGCCTCAACATACTGGACTTGCCCTGGCGAAACCCCAGAACGTCGGTAAGCTTCTCGCAGCAGTGCTTCTTGGGCCCATCGATTAGGAGCCATCAGCCCGTTGGTACGACCATCTTGATTAATTGCACTGCCACGGATGACAGCATAAATCAGATCGCCGTCTGCTTTCGCCTGTGATAAAGGCTTGAGAATGACTACACCAGCTCCCTCACCTCGAACATAACCATTTGCTTTAGCATCAAAGGTTTTGCAACGGCCATCAGGAGACAAAGCACCTGCTTTTGTCATCCCAATGTTTCCTTCTGGCGAAAGAATTAAATTCACACCGCCAGTGATCGCCAGAGTAGACTCCTCATTCCACAAACTTTGACAGGCAAGGTGTACCGCAACAAGTGAGGAGGAACAAGCTGTATCAATGGCCATACTGGGTCCGCGCAGTCCAAAGAAATAAGAAATGCGGTTAGCCACGATCGATGACGATGTGCCACTACTGGTATAAGCACCAATACTATTAAAATTCCGCCATGCTTGTAAATAGTAATCATGAGAACCGACACCTACAAATACACCAGTAGATGTATCTGTCAGACGATCGGGCACAATCCCCGCATTCTCTAACGCCTCCCAAGCTACTTCCAGCAACAATCGCTGTTGGGGATCTATAAAGTTTGCTTCTTTGGGAGTAATTCCAAAAAAGAGAGGATCGAACTGATCTACTTGCTCTAAAAAACCGCCCCAACGGTTATTTATTTTACCTAGTGTCTCTGGATTTGGATCGTATAAGGTGTTTATATCCCAACGATTTGCTTGAACTTCGGCGATCGCATCGACCCCATTTTTCAGAAGTTTCCAAAAGGCCTCTGGGTTGTTAGCACCAGGGAAACGGCATCCGATGCCGATGATGGCAATAGGTTCCATAGCAATATGCTTTTTTCTCATCTATGTTTAGTTAACTATCAACTCCCAATCTGAGTAGCAATTGTTTATTAATTGAAGGCTATGGGCAGAGCCTTCAAGGAGCGCAAGCTCATGGTCTCGTGCCACTCTACTGCGTTACTTTGGAGCTTCAAATTGGGCATCCGTTCCAGGAGAGTGTTAAAGACAATCTCCGCCTCAAGCCGGGCTAGTGCAGCACCTAAGCAAGTGTGAATGCCATTGCTAAAAGCGATGTGCCGATTCTCGCGTCTGGTAATGTCGAGCCGGTCGGGGTCGGGGAACTGATCTGGATCTCTATTAGCTGCCCCCAAGTGAACTATTACCATCTGACCTTTACGGATTATGCTGTTACCAAACTCAATATCTTCCAGCGCTGTCCGCCACCATAATTGGACTGGGCTTTCGTAGCGTAGTAGTTCTTCAATGGCGCTCTGAATCAGCGTCGGATTCTGTTTGAGTTTGTCAAGCTCGTCGGGATGACGTAGCAGAGCCAACAAACCATTACCAATTAGATTCGATGTGGTCTCGTGACCTGCGGCAAACAAAAAAATGCAAGTCGCTATCAATTCGTCTTCACTGAGCATATCACTTTGTTCTCTAGCGACAATCATGGCGCTGAGAAGGTCTTGCTGGGGATGATTCCTTCGTTCTGTAATCAAATGACGCAAGTACTCAATGAACGTCATAATACTGCTATTGACTTGCTTGAAAAGATCCAGTGTCATCACGGGATCGAGGGTACGCGAGATATCGAACGACCACTGCTTGAGCCGATCGCGATCCTCAACAGGCACTCCTAGCATCTGGGCGATGACAGTAATGGGTAGTGGGTAGGCAAGGTCAGCAATCACATCCATGACTCCAGCATCCTGTACTCGATCCAGCAGTTGATTCACAATGTCTTGGATATGCGGACGCATCGCCTCGATACTCCGAGGGTTGAATGCCTTGCTCACTAGCCCCCGCAACCGGGTGTGATAAGGCGGATCTTGGTTAGTTATCCATTTACTGACTAGTTGTGCCAGAGGGCTGAATTCTACATGCTCCCGCCGGATATATCGTTGCTCATAGCCACTCCAATTACGAAGATCGGAGCTGAAACGAGAATCACGAAGAAGAGTGAGGTTGTCAGCGTAGCGAGTAATCACCCAAAAGCCTAAATAGCTCCAGTGTATTGGATCTTTGGAACGGAGTCGGTGGTAAAATGGATAAGGATCAGAGCGAAATTCGGGCAGAAAGGGATTAAACAGGGCTGTTCCTGTGAAACCATTTTTGTTAGTACCACTCGTGCTGATAACGTCTTGCATTGAATTACTAATGACTCCATTTATTTAAACTTTCTTTTCAATGATTTTGGATTCTGAGTCCGAGAGACGGCATTCCTTAGCTAAGTACTTGGTAAGAGCCTCAATGCTGGGATAATCCCATAACAAGGTGGCTTCCAGCTTAAGTCCAAGTAAAGCTGCTAAGTCATTTGTGAGGCTGATTGCGATCGCTGAATCCATACCATAGCGAGCGAAAGGCTGCCCAACATCTATGTCACCAGGCTCGACTTTCAGATACTTCGCTAATTGGGAAACTAACCAGGCTTGAATAAACTCTTCAGTGTGAAGCTGTTTTTGTGAATTTACTAGTTCGTTGGTGTTGTCAATACACAAATTGGGAAGTAGCTCTTTGGAAGCTTTAATTTGTTGTTCCAAAGATTCTACTTGTGCCAGCAAATGTTGTAATTTTACTTGAGGTGGAGGATTTTCAATCCAATCCTCTACCACATCCAAGCTTCCAGCCAGAAAAGCATTTCGGCACGCATGACGCTGAATTTTTCCGCTAGAAGTTTTCAGAATGCTACCAGGCTTTAATAGTAAAACGGCATAAATTTGTAGTTCATGATATTCAGCCACAGCTTGGCGAATTGCCTCAATTGGCGTTTCTTTAACCATAGGCTGATGGCTTTTAGGATTAACGTTTGGTTCAACTCCTATTTGACCTTGATTTTCTGGGTTACTCTTTTTTTGCTTACGGCGTTGTGTTATGTAACTACGGTCAACTTCAACAGCAACAACTAAACGCTCTTCACCAAAAACATCTACAGAAAACGCAGCACAAGCACCAGGTCTTAACAAGGGATTGCTCTGTTCTACTGTGATTTCAATATCTTGAGGATAATGGTTACGACCTCGAATGATGATCAGATCCTTAATCCGACCGGTGATAAATAACTCACCATTATGTAAAAATCCTAAGTCGCCAGTACGCAGAAACGGACCTTCACCAGTATCTGCTAGATATGCATGGAAAGTACGTTCTGTATCTTCTGGTCGATTCCAATAACCTTGAGCCAGACTTGAACCGGAAACCCAGATTTCTCCAACCTGTTGAAGTGAACATCGGGTTAACAATTCTGGGTCAGCGATCGCAATTTTTTGATCTAACCATGTTTGACCACAGCCGACAATTGTTGTGGTGTTTTCTTGTTCAGCAGCTTTTACAACCACCTGATTTTGCTCAAGTGCTGTGCTTTCAAGATGTTGAAGTACCGGAGAATGTGTTTTTAACTGTCCAGAAACAAATAAAGTTGCCTCAGCCATGCCATAGCAGGGATAAAATGCCTCTTCTCGAAAGCCATAAGGCTTAAAAGTAGTTGCAAACTCCTTTAGTGTCTGAGCACGAATAGTTTCAGCCCCGTTAAAAGCTACTTCCCATTTACTGAGGTCAAGACTCTCACATTGCTCTGGCGTAATCTTGCGAACGCACATATCATAAGCAAAATTAGGGCCACCACTAGTAGTCGCTTTATAGGAGGAAATAGCCTGTAGCCAGCGAAAAGGCTTCTGAAGAAAAGCAATTGGGGACATGAGAATGCAAGGTATACCCAAATATAGGGGTTGCAATACATTTCCAATTAATCCCATGTCATGAAATAAGGGTAACCAACCCACAAAAATAGTTTTCTTTGTATGTCCAAATGCCATCTTGACCATTCGCTCATTGTGTAGCAAATTGCCATGACTTACTATTACGCCCTTCGGTGTACCTGTAGAACCAGAAGTGTATTGTAGAAAAGCTAATGTGTTTTTGCTAACTGATAATTTTTGCCAATCCGATGCTCGCTCACTAGTAATTGTATCTGTAGCTAGCCAATGCAACTTTTGCAATACCGGATTTTGAGCAACCTGGTGCTCCACGTTAGTTAGTACAGATGTAGTAGTGAGTACAATGCTTGCTTGAGCATCAGCTATAATCGCCTGTAGCCTTAACATTGACTGATTAGCTCGGGGTGGATAAGCAGGAACAGCCACAAAGCCAGCATACAAACACCCAAAAAAACCAACGATGAATTCCAGGCCAGGTGGATATAGTAATAAGACACGAGAGCCAACGTCTCCTAAAGACTGTAGTGTTGAAGCGATCGCCTTAGCTTGCTGCTCTAGCTGTCTGTAAGTCAGATGAACCTCTTGTGTCTCACCATCGACCAAGAATGTATAAGCTTTCTGATCTCCCTGGTAAATTGCTCTCCAGCTCAGAATTTCGATTAAGGTGGAATGCTCCACAGGTGCTTCTGTCTCAATCAGTGGGATATCGAAACTTGTCTTCATATTCATAAAATGCTACCTAAGTATTGCCAAAAAATAATAGTCTTGATATCTGTGATATCCCTCTTTTAAAACTCTGACTGGGATTGAGTTTATGGCTTTATTTTCTAAGTATGATGGATATAATCATTGCTAAACTAAAACTCTTGTATGGCAAGGGTTACATCTTTTTCTCTAGGGAAAGTGACAGAAGAAGGATATGGCGTTTCCCAATCATATGAGGTACATCATAGCCCCCTCCTCGCTTGCCTAGTCCTAAAACGGGAGCAACGCGATTTTGTGAGGTGCTAAAAATTAGGGTTATAAATGACCTGTTTAATAGTGCGATCGCAGTGAAATAGCTGTTTTTATTGAGAATCAAGCTATGTAACTGAGAATTAAACCCCGATCTCACTTTTTCGCGTTGCTCCCTCCTAAAACTTTCTGTTATTGTTTACAGTTCAAGGAAAACTTCTGTGGTTGCTTGCGTTTGAGCGCTGAACCTAAACCTAAGGCCCCAAGACCTAATAGTGAAAATATAGATGAAGGCTCAGGAACGGCTTTTGGTGAGATATAGGTTTGTGCCTTTTCCCAAGCTTGTGCCCCAACTAATCGCCCTATAGCTTCACCCATTACATGCCCATCCTTAAAGTGAATACCACCGTAAAGCCGAGATATACCTGCTTCTTCTGCGGCATCCGAGAATGTATCCCATGAAAGCGTCACATCAGTTGCAGGCCCTTTTTCAATTAATGAAGTACCTGCATCAAATGTGTGCGAAAGACCAAAAGCATCGCTACCTGTAAACAACTTTAAAACTTCAGCAGCAGCAGAGCTAGCTGTACTGTGCCCTGAGACATATTCAGCGAAAGATGGAGTTGAAATATAAGGTCGCCAATTTTCACCATTGATTTCTTGTGTCCCCTGATTAGGCCCACCCCAAGCTTTTACAGTTTGTCCCTTAAATAGCTCATGAATGGCAGTTATCGGACGTACAGAATCGAATGCTCTCTTGGTATCCCAGGCGGCAATGGTAGCGTCAAAGTTAGCATTATTCAATGCAAACAACATTTTGACATCATCATCTACGCTGTGATGATCTCTCTTTGAAACGAACTCAGAAAGTTCAGCCCAGCCTGTATCAGCCCAGTATTCGGCAATCACTTTTTGCTTATCGGTAAGATTAGCGCTGATATCAAGGATTTCTTGGGCTTGCTTTTTGTAACCATCAGGATCGGAAGAGATACTTTTAGGACCTTCAGTGGGACGAAACTGCGAACCTGATGTCAATGCAAAAGGCGTTACATTGCCCCAATAAGGAGTTAAGAACTTTTGAACAACTAAGTTCCCCTTACTATCAGTAACACGTTGTGGCTGCCAGCGATCGGGGTCATTGATGCGATCGGGATCGTTTACTGGCGTATATCCTGTGTAGTCCGAGTAAGAACCAGGGTGTAGATCGCCTAATTGGTTTGAACCATCGTAATGACGGAAATTAAGTAATGCCTGCGCTGCCACGTTGCCAATTCCTGCCGCAGTACTCGTGTTAGTCGAGTTATTAGTGGGATTGTAGCCGAGGCTGGTCATTAGATTGTCAAACTTAGGTTTTTGAATAGGGAATAAATCTACTAGAGTTTTGTAAGCTGCATAGCTAATAGTCTCATTTTTATTGGCAATGGTATCCTCTTCCTGAGGACGTCGGAAGGTACCTCCC contains these protein-coding regions:
- a CDS encoding type I polyketide synthase, with product MEPIAIIGIGCRFPGANNPEAFWKLLKNGVDAIAEVQANRWDINTLYDPNPETLGKINNRWGGFLEQVDQFDPLFFGITPKEANFIDPQQRLLLEVAWEALENAGIVPDRLTDTSTGVFVGVGSHDYYLQAWRNFNSIGAYTSSGTSSSIVANRISYFFGLRGPSMAIDTACSSSLVAVHLACQSLWNEESTLAITGGVNLILSPEGNIGMTKAGALSPDGRCKTFDAKANGYVRGEGAGVVILKPLSQAKADGDLIYAVIRGSAINQDGRTNGLMAPNRWAQEALLREAYRRSGVSPGQVQYVEAHGTGTLLGDPIEMKALGSVLATERTPGNYCAVGSLKTNIGHLEAAAGIASLIKVALSLKHLQIPPSLHFQEPNPYIPFDEIPLKVQQTLGTWSEVAGAALAGVSSFGFGGTNVHLVLEEIAVQPLRSHEFERSQHLLTLSAKSETALQALAQSYETYLTSDRSVSLADVCFTANTGRSHFTHRLAVVAESAIQLAEQLGAFATGKETSRLVSGKANTSKHSRIVFLFTGQGSHYVNMGRHLYNTQPKFRQILDQCDELLRSYLPQPLLSVLYPVSDAPNLLDEAAYTQPALFALQYALAELWRSWGIVPDLVMGYSLGEYAAACVAGVFSLEDGLKLLVERGCLMQALPQNGIMAMVFADEVQVADAIAPFKDRVAIATLNAPKNITIAGEKEAVQSVLQKLKSENIGFQYLSIPHAFHSSLMEPMLDSFEQSLLSVQFQAPCIPLISNLTGQILQPGEIPDATYWRRHVREPVQFEKGMQTIFEQGYDLFIELGSHPILLSMGKRCLPKSFGTWLPSLKKGQDDWQILLNSLGALYTRGVNADWVGFDYNYPRSRLPLPTYPWQRERFWLEEIQPNQLTPKRSENQPFWESLVEAGRQQSLMGPLDLALNTYGVKSQFMDRLVTAYIVSAFHDLGVDIKPSSSYSADTLLHQFKILPIYRKLLHRWLERLAKEGFLQQQEEVFVGLLPLLTISLDSLATEAKKQWFDSTYAFDFMERCGQNLAAILVGEVKPVNLLFPSGSFETAEGIYQYSPEARYFNGIAKAVLESVVKTFSNDKNLRILEVGSGTGGTTASLLPVLPLNRTSYYYTDLSEFFFTRSQQKFQDYPFIYYGLLDIEQNPQEQGYDPHSFDVIVAANILHATQNLGETLQHIQSLLAPNGILLISEITEHQSWLDITFSLFEGWQRHDDEYRQDQPLLSVPQWKKTLLTNGFEEVIALPEFSCAAAILGQHILVARSSMSVTSPESCTSDDLSVQHLNQHLDNNFEQVQHHNSLPIDSSLTNLHFTQNSVFSTQPEGRQLLIEGYLREQVCKVLRLSPHQLDMQQSLNNLGVDSLMALDLKNQIEINLGIPVSITDLPSNSVSCLAMLVLEQLTLITTGDTWEEGEL
- a CDS encoding cytochrome P450, giving the protein MQDVISTSGTNKNGFTGTALFNPFLPEFRSDPYPFYHRLRSKDPIHWSYLGFWVITRYADNLTLLRDSRFSSDLRNWSGYEQRYIRREHVEFSPLAQLVSKWITNQDPPYHTRLRGLVSKAFNPRSIEAMRPHIQDIVNQLLDRVQDAGVMDVIADLAYPLPITVIAQMLGVPVEDRDRLKQWSFDISRTLDPVMTLDLFKQVNSSIMTFIEYLRHLITERRNHPQQDLLSAMIVAREQSDMLSEDELIATCIFLFAAGHETTSNLIGNGLLALLRHPDELDKLKQNPTLIQSAIEELLRYESPVQLWWRTALEDIEFGNSIIRKGQMVIVHLGAANRDPDQFPDPDRLDITRRENRHIAFSNGIHTCLGAALARLEAEIVFNTLLERMPNLKLQSNAVEWHETMSLRSLKALPIAFN
- a CDS encoding AMP-binding protein, whose protein sequence is MKTSFDIPLIETEAPVEHSTLIEILSWRAIYQGDQKAYTFLVDGETQEVHLTYRQLEQQAKAIASTLQSLGDVGSRVLLLYPPGLEFIVGFFGCLYAGFVAVPAYPPRANQSMLRLQAIIADAQASIVLTTTSVLTNVEHQVAQNPVLQKLHWLATDTITSERASDWQKLSVSKNTLAFLQYTSGSTGTPKGVIVSHGNLLHNERMVKMAFGHTKKTIFVGWLPLFHDMGLIGNVLQPLYLGIPCILMSPIAFLQKPFRWLQAISSYKATTSGGPNFAYDMCVRKITPEQCESLDLSKWEVAFNGAETIRAQTLKEFATTFKPYGFREEAFYPCYGMAEATLFVSGQLKTHSPVLQHLESTALEQNQVVVKAAEQENTTTIVGCGQTWLDQKIAIADPELLTRCSLQQVGEIWVSGSSLAQGYWNRPEDTERTFHAYLADTGEGPFLRTGDLGFLHNGELFITGRIKDLIIIRGRNHYPQDIEITVEQSNPLLRPGACAAFSVDVFGEERLVVAVEVDRSYITQRRKQKKSNPENQGQIGVEPNVNPKSHQPMVKETPIEAIRQAVAEYHELQIYAVLLLKPGSILKTSSGKIQRHACRNAFLAGSLDVVEDWIENPPPQVKLQHLLAQVESLEQQIKASKELLPNLCIDNTNELVNSQKQLHTEEFIQAWLVSQLAKYLKVEPGDIDVGQPFARYGMDSAIAISLTNDLAALLGLKLEATLLWDYPSIEALTKYLAKECRLSDSESKIIEKKV
- a CDS encoding vanadium-dependent haloperoxidase → MTKLLINNFLKFPRNTLLLEHSNDLKKYKPLPSLIPLGVAVVGVFFSLPVKAVSLTADNTTNNVFLWNSVAFEAIRATRPGPTISGRSLAMMSTSMFDAWAAYDPVAIGTQLGGTFRRPQEEDTIANKNETISYAAYKTLVDLFPIQKPKFDNLMTSLGYNPTNNSTNTSTAAGIGNVAAQALLNFRHYDGSNQLGDLHPGSYSDYTGYTPVNDPDRINDPDRWQPQRVTDSKGNLVVQKFLTPYWGNVTPFALTSGSQFRPTEGPKSISSDPDGYKKQAQEILDISANLTDKQKVIAEYWADTGWAELSEFVSKRDHHSVDDDVKMLFALNNANFDATIAAWDTKRAFDSVRPITAIHELFKGQTVKAWGGPNQGTQEINGENWRPYISTPSFAEYVSGHSTASSAAAEVLKLFTGSDAFGLSHTFDAGTSLIEKGPATDVTLSWDTFSDAAEEAGISRLYGGIHFKDGHVMGEAIGRLVGAQAWEKAQTYISPKAVPEPSSIFSLLGLGALGLGSALKRKQPQKFSLNCKQ